Genomic segment of Chitinophaga varians:
GCTGCTCTTCCGACAGATTATTGACCATCGCGATGGGCAATAGTACCACGGGTTTCAGGAACCCCAGCATCACTGGTACCTGCACATAACGCGACACCAGCAGCTTTACCGGGCGGGATAATTTCAGTTGGCCCATCAGCCGGCGCAGGTGTTTTTCCCAGGCTTCGCCCATGGGCTCTACCATCGTGGTACGAATGTGATGCAATTGTACAAGGTCGGATGTGAATTTGATCGTCATGAGCAGCATGCCGGCCAGGTACAAGGTGACAAGTATAGGGAAACAGAGTTCCAGGCTGGGAAACAGCGCTACCATCTCCTGCTGGCCCGCGTAAGCGGCCACCGGTTGTAGAGCAGGTACGGCCATATCCGCTGCGCCGGCAGGATGGTATTGTACCAGCAGTTGCCGTGCCGCTGAAATAGTATGCCATTGCTGGTAAAAAGTGATGAGGAACCAGGTGAATATACCGGAAAGCGCAAAAAACGACAGGTTGTATTTAATCCGGGCGCTGGCCATGGGCCATAGTTTCAGCACTACCCTCAGGCAGGCATATACGAAAAAGGACTGCCACAGGGCATGTAGTATGCTCCAGCCAAGCGCGCGCACCAGATCGCCGGTAATAGGTAATAAGTTCATAGTAGTATCCGTTTTTACCTGTTATCGCTTTTGTTGTTTTTCTATTTCCGCTAAATATTCCCTGATTTTTTCCAGTTCAGCGTCAGAGGAACGGTGCTGGCCCAATGCCTGCATGACCAGGCTGGTGGCCGATCCGCCAAAGACGGTGTCTATCATTTTATTCAACAGCTGTTGCCGCGTTTTTTCCTGGGAAACAGCCGCTTTATACACATGGGTCTTACTACTGGTATCTCGTTCCAGCAGGTCCTTGTCATGCATGATCTGCATCAGCTTCAGCGTAGTGGTATAGCCGGCATCTTTAGTGGCAGAGAGGATGTCATGCACCTCCCGTACGGTGCAGGGGCCCTTCTCCCAAAGAATGCTGAGTATCTCCAGTTCACTTTCCGTCGGCTTTATTTGTTTCACAGTCATGATGTTTTATCAAGGATGATTATTGTTGTACGAATATCTTCGTAGCTAATGTACGATTGTTTTCGTAAATGCAAAATAATTTATCCGGGAAAGTGATCAGGGTAATAAAAAGCGGATGAGCGGAAAGCACCAGGAAAAAGGACATACCCCTGTCTTTAGCCTTGCTGCACAAGTCAGTGCTGCTATAGATTGCTTCCAGCCGGCATGTTGGGATAACCACAGAGATACGCGCTGCCATTGAAAGCGGACAAAAAATAGTCTGATAACGGACAAAGTGTATTATTTTTAATATGTAAATATGTGAGAAATATAATGAAGATATATTGGCATTTTCTTCGTGGCACTGCAGCTACGCAAATTACCACAGCATGATCCGTAACTACCTGAAAATTGCTATCCGCCATTTTACACAGCATAAACTATATGCCGGGCTTAATATTATTGGCCTGGCCACCGGAATGGCTGTAGCGTTGACAATTGGACTATGGGTATGGGATGAATGGTCTTTTGACCACTATCATATCCATCACGACCGCCTCGCCAGGGTGATGAGCACGCAATTGGACAACGGGGCACTGGTGACCAGCAACGGTGTATGTATTCCGCTGGCGGACGAATTGCGGAACAAATATGGTGCGGACTTTAAAAAGGTGGCCGTCGTTTTTCCCACTTACAGTCATGTGCTGGCCAATGGTGAAACGAAAGTTTCCGCCGTTGGAAGGTGGGCGCAGCCTGATCTGCCGGCCATGTTATCATTGCGTATGGTCGCAGGCCGGCAGGACGCGTTGGATGACCCTTCGGCTGTATTGCTGTCCCGGTCGGTGGCACGGGCACTGTTCGGGCCGGCTGATCCTGTTAACCAGCTGCTGCGCATGGACAACCGCATGGACCTGAAAGTGGCCGGCGTATATGAAGACCTTCCTGAGAACACTACTTTTCATGATACCCAAATACTGCTGCCGTGGGGAAAAGCGCTGCGGGAACTCGTTTGGCTGCAGGAAGCCACGACAGACTGGACTACCCATCACTGGGAGCTGATTGTGGAGTTGAACGATCATGCGAAGTCTGCTGTGGTATCAGGCAAAATCAAGGACCTCGTACAAGCGCATATTAACGCAGGAAAGGAGACCATCTTCCTGCAGCCGATGAATCAATGGCATTTGTACAATGAATTCCGGAATGGCGTCAATACAGGTGGCCGCATTGGCACCGTGAAGCTAATGGCCACTATCGGTCTGTTTGTCTTGCTGCTGGCCGTCATTAATTTTATGAACCTTGCTACAGCGCGCAGCGAACAGCGGGCCAAAGAGGTGGGGCTGCGAAAGGCAATCGGTTCCTACAGGAGCCAGCTGATAGGGCAATTCCTGACAGAGTCCATAGTGGTAGCATTTATGGCCATGATATTGAGTTTGCTGATGGTACAGTGTTCCTTGTTTTTCTTTAACAGCCTGGCTGATAAACAGATGGTGCTGCCCTGGGACAACATGTCTTTCTGGCTGGCGATAGTATTATTCACCTTGTTCGTGGGCCTGCTGGCGGGAAGTTATCCGGCGTTTTACCTTTCCCGTTTTGAGCCGGTAAAGGTACTGAAAGGGACCATCGCCGCCGGCAAAGCCGCATGGTTGCCACGCCAGACGCTGATAGTGCTGCAGTTTACTGTGTCTGTTACATTGATCATTGGCACGCTGGTGGTTTTCCGTCAGCTGCAACATGCACGCAACCGGCCGGCCGGTTACGCCAGGGAAGGGCTTATCACGCTTGGTGTCAATACGCCTCAATTATACCAGGCTGATTATAACACACTGCGCCGCGATCTTATGGAAACGGGCGCTGTGGCTGATATGGCCTATTCCGCCGCTGCCACCACGGAGGCGCCGGAAAGTGACAAAAGCTTCAGCTGGAAGGGAAAAGATCCCAATATTGTTCCGCAACTGAAAATAGTGGGCGTCTCTCACGATTACGGACATACGATCGGATGGAAGATCAGGCAGGGGCGTGATTTTTCACGGGACTATCCGGCCGACACCGGCACGTTGATTCTCAACGAAGCGGCTGTACGCCTGATGGGGTTTCGCGATCCGGTAGGAGAGATCGTGACTTATGGCGATGCGCCTTGCCGCGTGATCGGCGTGGCTGCTGATATGATCATGGAATCGCCATACCAGCGAGTGGCGCCGATGATTTTCCGACTGGATTACAAATGGTACAACTTCATAACCGTCCGCATTAAGCCGGAAATGCCAGTGGTAGCAGCGCTGGACAGGATCGGCAAAGTATTTCGGCGATACAATCCGGCAGCGCCTTTTGAATACAAATTTGTAGATGAGGTATATGCCCGCAAGTTCTCCGATGAACAGCGCCTGGGCCGTCTGGCTGCGGTATTTGCCGTGTTGGCGATATTTATTTCATGTCTCGGCTTATTCGGCTTATCGGCTTTTGTGGTGTCTCAACGCACCAAAGAAATTGGTATCCGTAAGGTATTGGGCGCTTCTGAACTGAACCTCTGGACGCTGCTGACAGCGGATTTTGTACGCCTGATGGTATTGTCGGTGCTGATAGCGGTGCCATTGGGGTACTACGGTATGCACTACTGGTTGCAGCAATATGCCTACCGTACCAGCCTCGCCTGGTGGATATTCCTGCTGGCAGGTGGCATGGCGCTAACAGTTGCTTTGCTGACGGTGAGTTTCCAGAGCATCAAAGCAGCCCGTATGAATCCAGGCAGGAGTTTATCGGCCTCTTAGCTGTTTGGTGGTTTGCCGGCTGCCATCGGGGCTCCAGCCCGGCGCGTCCAGCAGGTAGTGCCACGCTTCGCGCAGCGATCGTGCCCGCCGAAGGTCGCGCCAGATATCTATCCATTCATGGGTGGCGATACGGAAAGGATTGTAGGTATGGATATTTTTGGTAAGGCCATACATGGGCCGCTGCTTTTCCGGCGTAAAAGTGCCGAACATACGGTCCCAGATAATGAGCATCCCGCCGTGGTTACGGTCCAGATAGTCAAGGTCCGATCCATGATGTACCCGGTGATGGGAAGGCGTATTGAAAATAAACTCTATTGGGCGCGGCAGTTTGTTGATCACCTCTGTATGTATCCAGAACTGGTAGATCAGGCTAATGGCCTGCATGCTTAATACCATGATGGGATGGAAGCCCACCAGTGGCATCCATAACCAGAAAAGGAAAGTGCCGGTAAGGTTGCCGGTCCAGTTCTGGCGTAGCGCTGTGGCCAGCGTGTATTTTTGGGAGGAGTGATGAATAACATGGGAGGCCCAGAAAAAGCGGACAGTGTGACTGCTACGATGGAACCAGTAGTAGCTGAAATCATCTGCAAAAAAACACAATACCCAGGCCCACCAGGTGAACCCCAGGGTAAAGAACCGGTATTGGTAAATAAAGAGATAAATGCCGAGGATAACGCCTTTGGTAAACAGGCCGATGAAAACATTGCCCAACCCCATGGCAATGCTGCTGAGGGCGTCTTTGGGCTCGTAGAGGTTCCGGTGGTCTATCGTGGTAATAGTGATCTCCAGCAGTATCAACAGCACAAAGCCGGGAATGGCATACATAATCAGGTTAGGAGGCATAAAAAGAAATTTGGCTATCCAGGTATTTGGTTATTTAATTTACGATTTTTTGATCGTCTGTAAATCACCAGCTACCGGAATAGCCAAAAATTATCTTGTTATTTCACCAGTTTTTCCGCCCTGCTGACAGCAGAGGTGCCAAACCAGCCCAGGATTTTGGTTTTCCCGGAAGGTGTTGTGTTGTCAACATTTGATTTTACATTCTCCAGCACTTTGGCAAACAGTCCACCGGCGTTCACCTGCTGGTCTACCTGTGTCAGGAACTCGTGGCTGCGCTTGGTGACAGATCTCAGTTTCACGATCACTTTTTCATCAAGCTGGAACGGTTTGCTGAAATCCGTGATGCTTTCAGCGATGGGCAGGATGAAAATAGCGCCGTCGGAGACACCTTCGTCGTAGGAGCCATCAATGGAGAAGGCATCGCGCAGGCGGCGGGTGGTATCGGAGCGGTAAGAACGGATCCAGTAATAGTCGGTGGCGCCGCCTTCAATGTCTTTGGCGTGCATGGTGGCATAGTATCCTTCCTTACCTGACATCGCCTCTTCTTTTTTCTTGAATTTCAGGGTGATGGAATCGATCGGCGGTACCCGTTTTAAGGTATCATACGCTTCAAAGATTTCTCCTTTGTATTCCACATGCAGTTTGTAGGCATGGCCAACAACGCCTATCGGGTTGGCGGTAGCGTCATAGGTGTATGCATTTTCCTTAAATGCAAACGGATAAGACTTGCCGTTGGTCAGATCGAAGAGTGTAATAGCAGCATCGTTGATAATGGGCGCCGGGTTGTTGTCCGTAAACGGTACGGACATGGTGAATTTGATCGTTTGCGGACCGGCCTCATTGGTAATCCAGGCATCGAGCACCGGGAATGATTTGCCCGGGGCGATATCCAGATCTATTTTATCCTCGCAGGCAGTGAGCGCCGCTAACGCTGATATGATGAATAATGACAGTTTTTTCATTACTTTCTTTTTTAAGACAGATTAAAATTTGAAGTTGTAAGTGATCCCCGGGATGATAGAGCCGATGATAGACAGGCGAACAGCTTCCCGTTTGTTGGGATCATCCTCATTCTGCTTGAAGTAAATACTGTAGGCATTTCTGCGGGCATATACGTTATACAGGGAGAACACCCATTCTCCTTTCCAGCGTTTCAGCTGTTTGCCTTTAAGGGTAAAGGACAGGTCCAGCCGGTGGAATGCCGGGAGGCGGTAGTTGTTCCTTTTTTCGGTGCTGTTGTAGGGAATATCCCAGTCCTGGAACTGTAACCTGTTGTCAGCATAGGTGCCTGGCGTACCGGAAGCATACACCCAGTTGGCAGACAGGGAAGTTCTCTTCGTGAATTCATGTGTGAGCACCAGGTTGAAATTGTGCGTGCGGTCATAGCGGTTCAGGAACCATTCATCGAGGCTGATGCCCGGTGTTTTTCTTTCTGAGCGGGACAGTGTATAGCTGATCCAGCCGGTGGTTTTGCCGATGTTCTTTTTAGCATACAGTTCCAGACCATAAGCACGGGTCTGTGAAGGCAGGAGGTCTGCCTCTATCAGCTGGTTCAGCTGCAGGTTGGCATTGTCAATATAATCCAGCTGATGATCAGTGGTTTTATAGAAAGCCTCGGCAGAGAACTCGTAAGAATCGTTGGGAGAATTGTAGAAGTAACCAACGGTGTACTGGTCTGATAAACTAGGCTCGATGTTGTTGGTACTGGGTGTCCAGATATCGAGCGGGGTAGGAGACGCTGTATTGGAGAGCTGGTGCATGAACTGAGTGGTACGGCTGTAAGCCACTTTCACGGCATGTTCGTCGTTGATGGCATAGCGGGCGCTGATACGAGGTTCAAAGTAATAA
This window contains:
- a CDS encoding BlaI/MecI/CopY family transcriptional regulator; the encoded protein is MTVKQIKPTESELEILSILWEKGPCTVREVHDILSATKDAGYTTTLKLMQIMHDKDLLERDTSSKTHVYKAAVSQEKTRQQLLNKMIDTVFGGSATSLVMQALGQHRSSDAELEKIREYLAEIEKQQKR
- a CDS encoding ABC transporter permease encodes the protein MIRNYLKIAIRHFTQHKLYAGLNIIGLATGMAVALTIGLWVWDEWSFDHYHIHHDRLARVMSTQLDNGALVTSNGVCIPLADELRNKYGADFKKVAVVFPTYSHVLANGETKVSAVGRWAQPDLPAMLSLRMVAGRQDALDDPSAVLLSRSVARALFGPADPVNQLLRMDNRMDLKVAGVYEDLPENTTFHDTQILLPWGKALRELVWLQEATTDWTTHHWELIVELNDHAKSAVVSGKIKDLVQAHINAGKETIFLQPMNQWHLYNEFRNGVNTGGRIGTVKLMATIGLFVLLLAVINFMNLATARSEQRAKEVGLRKAIGSYRSQLIGQFLTESIVVAFMAMILSLLMVQCSLFFFNSLADKQMVLPWDNMSFWLAIVLFTLFVGLLAGSYPAFYLSRFEPVKVLKGTIAAGKAAWLPRQTLIVLQFTVSVTLIIGTLVVFRQLQHARNRPAGYAREGLITLGVNTPQLYQADYNTLRRDLMETGAVADMAYSAAATTEAPESDKSFSWKGKDPNIVPQLKIVGVSHDYGHTIGWKIRQGRDFSRDYPADTGTLILNEAAVRLMGFRDPVGEIVTYGDAPCRVIGVAADMIMESPYQRVAPMIFRLDYKWYNFITVRIKPEMPVVAALDRIGKVFRRYNPAAPFEYKFVDEVYARKFSDEQRLGRLAAVFAVLAIFISCLGLFGLSAFVVSQRTKEIGIRKVLGASELNLWTLLTADFVRLMVLSVLIAVPLGYYGMHYWLQQYAYRTSLAWWIFLLAGGMALTVALLTVSFQSIKAARMNPGRSLSAS
- a CDS encoding sterol desaturase family protein; its protein translation is MPPNLIMYAIPGFVLLILLEITITTIDHRNLYEPKDALSSIAMGLGNVFIGLFTKGVILGIYLFIYQYRFFTLGFTWWAWVLCFFADDFSYYWFHRSSHTVRFFWASHVIHHSSQKYTLATALRQNWTGNLTGTFLFWLWMPLVGFHPIMVLSMQAISLIYQFWIHTEVINKLPRPIEFIFNTPSHHRVHHGSDLDYLDRNHGGMLIIWDRMFGTFTPEKQRPMYGLTKNIHTYNPFRIATHEWIDIWRDLRRARSLREAWHYLLDAPGWSPDGSRQTTKQLRGR
- a CDS encoding DUF4249 domain-containing protein; this translates as MKKLSLFIISALAALTACEDKIDLDIAPGKSFPVLDAWITNEAGPQTIKFTMSVPFTDNNPAPIINDAAITLFDLTNGKSYPFAFKENAYTYDATANPIGVVGHAYKLHVEYKGEIFEAYDTLKRVPPIDSITLKFKKKEEAMSGKEGYYATMHAKDIEGGATDYYWIRSYRSDTTRRLRDAFSIDGSYDEGVSDGAIFILPIAESITDFSKPFQLDEKVIVKLRSVTKRSHEFLTQVDQQVNAGGLFAKVLENVKSNVDNTTPSGKTKILGWFGTSAVSRAEKLVK